In the genome of Desulfovibrio desulfuricans, one region contains:
- the surE gene encoding 5'/3'-nucleotidase SurE: MDVLLTNDDGIRARGLRALYAALLEAGHTVHVVAPMSQQSGVGHSLTVFEPVRAMEFEEPDFKGLGIYGTPTDCVKLALGQLLPKKPDMVISGINAGPNVGPDILYSGTVGAATEAAHENLPSIAVSHDCCKVKNGDLLPQARHLIALAERIDWSRLGRRRVINVNYPACPLDDVKGLRVCPQTSAVWVNTYTERLDPRGAPYWWLEGEIPQKSIEPDSDKDLLNRGYITLTPLRFDFTDAEGLQALEGMRLG; encoded by the coding sequence ATGGACGTTCTTTTGACCAACGACGACGGCATCCGCGCGCGCGGCCTGCGCGCGCTGTACGCAGCCCTGCTTGAGGCGGGGCATACTGTGCATGTTGTGGCGCCCATGAGCCAGCAGTCTGGCGTGGGGCACTCGCTGACCGTATTTGAGCCCGTACGGGCCATGGAATTTGAAGAACCCGACTTCAAGGGCCTAGGTATCTACGGCACACCCACCGACTGCGTCAAACTGGCCCTTGGGCAGCTTTTGCCCAAAAAGCCCGACATGGTCATATCTGGCATCAACGCGGGCCCCAACGTTGGCCCGGACATCCTCTATTCCGGCACGGTGGGCGCGGCCACGGAGGCCGCGCACGAAAACCTGCCGAGCATCGCCGTCTCGCACGACTGCTGCAAGGTAAAAAACGGCGACCTGCTGCCGCAGGCCCGGCACCTGATCGCCCTGGCCGAACGCATCGACTGGTCGCGGCTGGGCCGCCGCAGGGTGATCAACGTCAACTATCCCGCCTGCCCGCTGGACGACGTCAAAGGCCTGCGCGTCTGCCCCCAGACCAGCGCGGTGTGGGTAAACACCTACACGGAGCGCCTCGATCCGCGCGGCGCGCCCTACTGGTGGCTGGAAGGCGAAATTCCCCAGAAATCCATAGAGCCCGATTCGGACAAAGACCTGCTCAACCGGGGATACATAACCCTGACCCCGCTGCGTTTTGACTTTACCGATGCCGAGGGCTTGCAGGCGCTGGAGGGCATGCGGCTGGGCTAG
- a CDS encoding 3'-5' exoribonuclease YhaM family protein yields MEKGCYVKDIAPASEARGIFVITQAAQGQSRNGPYWRLTLADASGSLEAKIWHPLSAEFSELAAGTLVWAEGRAGLYRDQVQLTVEQMRMLTEEECASVDHAALMPASPFPLDEMLDELLDLIKKEFVYPPWRKFVQGFFNNDELRAAFRVCPAAKGVHHAYVGGLLEHTLSVFKLCRRIADHYPELDRQTFLAGALFHDMGKIREFSGGIANDYTDEGRLLGHLMLGIEMLEPFLAKSGLEEPLQRHLKHLILSHHGELEFGAVRVPHTPEAMALHYADNLDAKMAQCRGLFAQIEGDGEAWTPWQATLGRPVHRAARTPDNAAPATRKKAVKEECLSLLKV; encoded by the coding sequence ATGGAAAAAGGCTGTTACGTCAAAGATATTGCCCCCGCCTCGGAGGCGCGCGGCATCTTCGTGATTACCCAGGCGGCGCAAGGGCAGTCGCGCAACGGGCCATACTGGCGGCTTACGCTTGCTGACGCAAGCGGCAGCCTTGAAGCCAAGATATGGCACCCCCTGAGCGCGGAGTTCAGCGAACTGGCCGCAGGCACGCTGGTGTGGGCAGAGGGGCGCGCTGGCCTGTACCGCGATCAGGTGCAGCTCACGGTAGAGCAGATGCGCATGCTTACTGAAGAAGAATGCGCATCGGTGGACCATGCGGCCCTTATGCCTGCCAGTCCCTTTCCGCTGGATGAAATGCTTGATGAACTGCTTGATCTCATCAAGAAAGAATTTGTCTACCCGCCGTGGCGCAAGTTTGTGCAAGGCTTTTTTAACAACGACGAGCTGCGCGCGGCCTTTCGGGTCTGCCCTGCAGCCAAGGGCGTGCACCATGCGTATGTGGGCGGCCTGCTTGAGCACACGCTGAGCGTCTTCAAGCTTTGCCGCCGCATTGCCGATCATTATCCGGAGCTGGACAGACAGACGTTTCTTGCGGGGGCCCTGTTCCACGACATGGGCAAGATCCGCGAATTTTCTGGCGGCATCGCCAACGATTACACCGATGAGGGCCGCCTGCTGGGGCATCTCATGCTGGGCATTGAAATGCTGGAGCCGTTTCTGGCTAAATCGGGGCTGGAGGAGCCGCTGCAGCGGCATCTCAAACACCTGATATTGAGCCACCATGGCGAGCTGGAGTTCGGCGCGGTGCGCGTGCCGCATACTCCTGAAGCCATGGCCCTGCACTATGCCGACAACCTGGACGCCAAGATGGCCCAGTGCCGAGGTCTGTTTGCCCAGATAGAGGGCGACGGAGAGGCCTGGACCCCGTGGCAGGCTACGCTGGGGCGACCCGTGCACCGGGCCGCGCGTACGCCGGACAACGCCGCCCCCGCAACCCGCAAAAAAGCGGTGAAAGAAGAATGTTTATCACTTTTGAAGGTATAG
- the tmk gene encoding dTMP kinase — protein sequence MFITFEGIEGAGKSTAINYLAGFLQENGLDPLCTREPGGCALGRSLRSILLDARTRELSSRAELFLFLADRAQHVAEIVRPALESGQTVLCDRYTDSTLAYQGYGRGLDTEYLSRLNQAATGGLQPELTLLLDLPVRCGLMRAGERNRQEGMVVSEGRFDAESLDFHERVRQGFRALAEEEPDRFAIVDASQPPEDVVLQCRSAIESHLRQRGRGLE from the coding sequence ATGTTTATCACTTTTGAAGGTATAGAAGGCGCGGGCAAGTCCACGGCCATCAACTATCTTGCGGGTTTTTTGCAGGAAAACGGGCTCGACCCCCTGTGCACGCGCGAGCCGGGCGGTTGCGCACTTGGGCGCAGCCTGCGTTCCATCCTGCTTGACGCCCGCACGCGCGAGCTTTCAAGCCGGGCGGAGCTGTTTCTGTTTCTTGCGGACCGGGCGCAGCATGTGGCGGAGATTGTCCGTCCCGCGCTGGAATCGGGGCAGACGGTGCTGTGCGACCGATATACCGATTCCACACTGGCCTATCAGGGCTATGGACGCGGCCTGGATACAGAGTACCTGAGCAGGCTCAACCAGGCGGCCACAGGCGGCCTGCAGCCGGAGCTCACCCTGTTGCTTGATCTGCCCGTGCGCTGCGGGCTTATGCGCGCCGGCGAGCGCAACAGGCAGGAGGGGATGGTGGTTTCAGAGGGGCGTTTTGACGCCGAAAGTCTCGATTTTCACGAGCGGGTGCGTCAGGGGTTCCGGGCGCTGGCCGAGGAAGAACCCGATCGCTTTGCCATCGTCGACGCCTCGCAGCCGCCGGAAGACGTGGTTCTGCAATGCCGTTCGGCCATCGAGTCGCATTTGCGGCAGCGGGGCAGGGGGCTGGAATAA
- a CDS encoding histone deacetylase family protein, which yields MMADTALAPLAAGRRLGVVFFPAFDWAISETHPEREERLLYTRDQLLEEGLFDIPGITEYRPAFATYAQLERAHFCLPSAAAVSTDSHLASAGGAIRAAQLVFEGREQRAFALVRPPGHHAMRVVHGNRGFCNINNEAVMVEYIRDHYPRPDGRPLRIAIVDTDVHHGDGSQDIFWNDPHTLFISLHQDGHTLYPGSGFLPECGGPGALGRTVNIPLPPGTSDEGYLYAIEHAVLPILEDFKPDLIINSAGQDNHFTDPLANMKLSAQGYAALNAALQPNIAVLEGGYSIRGALPYVNLGICLALAGMDASEIREPGWTPQSTRQHPQVGEYIAHLCPQVRDVYFHPPARPSEGAEEDGWWVRRKHIFYDTDMLREGQTEAWRLCGQCSGLGRIETASERVPRSLCLLVPRHACPQCRAEGRELAAQAHKSGRYAHVRVLDGDAADPGETQKAGE from the coding sequence ATGATGGCTGATACCGCTCTGGCCCCCCTGGCGGCGGGCCGCAGACTGGGCGTGGTGTTTTTTCCCGCCTTTGACTGGGCCATTTCCGAGACCCATCCGGAACGGGAAGAGCGCCTGCTCTACACACGCGACCAGCTGCTTGAAGAAGGCCTGTTCGACATCCCCGGCATTACGGAATACCGCCCGGCTTTTGCCACATATGCCCAGCTTGAGCGCGCGCATTTCTGCCTGCCTTCGGCAGCGGCGGTGAGCACCGATTCGCACCTGGCTTCGGCGGGGGGGGCCATCCGCGCCGCCCAGCTGGTGTTTGAAGGGCGCGAGCAGCGGGCCTTTGCCCTGGTGCGGCCTCCGGGCCACCACGCCATGCGCGTGGTGCACGGCAACCGGGGCTTTTGCAATATCAATAACGAAGCCGTCATGGTGGAGTATATCCGCGACCACTATCCGCGTCCCGATGGCCGCCCCCTGCGCATCGCCATCGTGGATACGGACGTGCACCACGGCGACGGCAGCCAGGATATTTTCTGGAACGACCCGCACACGCTGTTTATTTCGCTGCATCAGGACGGGCACACCCTGTACCCCGGTTCGGGTTTTCTGCCGGAATGCGGCGGCCCCGGCGCGCTGGGGCGCACCGTCAATATCCCCCTGCCGCCCGGCACCTCGGACGAGGGGTATCTGTACGCCATTGAACATGCGGTGCTGCCCATTCTGGAAGATTTCAAGCCCGACCTGATCATCAACTCCGCTGGGCAGGACAACCACTTTACCGACCCCCTGGCCAACATGAAGCTTTCGGCCCAGGGCTATGCGGCGCTCAATGCCGCCCTGCAGCCCAACATAGCGGTGCTTGAGGGCGGGTATTCCATACGCGGGGCGCTGCCCTACGTGAATCTGGGCATCTGCCTTGCGCTGGCTGGCATGGACGCCTCGGAAATCCGCGAGCCGGGCTGGACGCCGCAATCCACGCGCCAGCACCCGCAGGTGGGTGAATACATCGCCCATCTGTGCCCGCAGGTCAGGGACGTATATTTTCATCCCCCGGCGCGACCCTCGGAGGGCGCGGAAGAAGACGGCTGGTGGGTGCGCCGCAAGCATATCTTTTATGATACGGACATGCTGCGCGAGGGGCAGACAGAAGCTTGGCGGCTGTGCGGTCAGTGCTCCGGCCTTGGACGCATCGAGACGGCCTCGGAGCGGGTGCCGCGTTCGCTGTGTCTGCTGGTGCCGCGCCATGCCTGCCCGCAGTGCCGGGCAGAAGGCCGAGAGCTTGCCGCGCAGGCACACAAAAGCGGGCGGTACGCGCATGTGCGCGTGCTGGACGGCGACGCCGCAGACCCTGGCGAGACGCAAAAAGCTGGGGAATGA
- a CDS encoding saccharopine dehydrogenase family protein, giving the protein MSHILIIGAGGVGSVVVHKCAQVLKEGGFSKVTLASRTIARCDAIAQSVRTRLDVEVATAQVDADNVPELCSLIRQVKPDVVCNVALPYQDLHIMDACLECGVHYVDTANYEPLDTAKFEYKWQWAYDERFREAGLTALLGSGFDPGVTNVYAAWVLKHQLDEVHVLDIIDCNAGDHGQPFATNFNPEINIREVTARGRYWERGEWVETDPLSWSMNFDFPSGIGSKKCFLMYHEELESLVNNLKGIRRARFWMTFSENYLNHLKVLGNVGMTRIDPVKFQGQDIVPIQFLAKLLPDPASLGPLTKGKTCIGDLMRGLKDGKEKTVYVYNICDHEECYAEVGSQAISYTTGVPAMIGAKMVAQGLWRKPGVWNMEQFDPDPFMKDLNVYGLPWQCLDVTGKI; this is encoded by the coding sequence ATGTCTCATATTCTGATTATTGGCGCGGGCGGCGTAGGCAGCGTTGTGGTGCACAAGTGCGCGCAGGTGCTCAAGGAAGGCGGATTTTCAAAGGTGACGCTCGCCAGCCGCACCATTGCCCGCTGCGATGCCATTGCGCAAAGCGTCAGGACGCGTCTTGACGTTGAAGTGGCCACCGCTCAGGTGGACGCGGACAACGTGCCCGAGCTCTGCTCCCTCATCCGTCAGGTCAAGCCTGACGTGGTGTGCAACGTGGCCCTGCCGTATCAGGACCTGCACATCATGGACGCCTGCCTTGAATGCGGCGTGCACTATGTGGATACGGCCAACTACGAGCCGCTGGATACCGCCAAGTTTGAATACAAGTGGCAGTGGGCCTACGACGAGCGCTTCCGCGAGGCCGGGCTTACGGCCCTGCTCGGGTCGGGTTTTGACCCCGGCGTCACCAACGTGTACGCGGCCTGGGTGCTCAAGCACCAGCTGGACGAGGTACACGTGCTCGACATCATCGACTGCAATGCGGGCGACCACGGCCAGCCCTTTGCCACCAACTTCAACCCCGAAATCAATATCCGCGAGGTAACGGCGCGCGGACGTTACTGGGAGCGCGGCGAGTGGGTCGAAACTGATCCGCTTTCCTGGTCCATGAACTTTGACTTCCCCAGCGGCATTGGCTCCAAAAAGTGCTTTCTCATGTATCACGAGGAGCTGGAATCGCTGGTAAACAACCTCAAGGGCATCCGTCGCGCGCGTTTCTGGATGACGTTTTCCGAGAACTACCTCAACCACCTCAAGGTGCTCGGCAACGTCGGCATGACCCGCATCGACCCCGTGAAGTTTCAGGGGCAGGACATCGTGCCCATCCAGTTTCTTGCCAAACTGCTGCCCGACCCGGCCTCCCTCGGCCCCCTGACCAAGGGCAAGACCTGCATCGGCGACCTCATGCGCGGCCTCAAGGACGGCAAGGAAAAGACGGTCTACGTGTACAACATCTGCGACCACGAAGAATGCTACGCAGAGGTTGGCTCGCAGGCCATTTCGTACACCACGGGCGTGCCCGCCATGATAGGCGCCAAGATGGTGGCTCAGGGACTGTGGCGCAAGCCCGGCGTGTGGAATATGGAGCAGTTTGACCCCGATCCCTTCATGAAGGATCTCAACGTCTACGGCCTGCCGTGGCAGTGCCTGGATGTGACCGGCAAGATATAG